A region from the Paenarthrobacter aurescens genome encodes:
- a CDS encoding ParB/RepB/Spo0J family partition protein: protein MSEKRRGLGRGLGALIPSSASGQGNGAAPSRPVDLFFPEARKTASTTVETLLEDSSPADLKPTVEESASASAADGAEVKSRTKTTATKSTGAKSAAPSRPASKATGSRSSASKKASDAEESTASAAVTAPAPKSTPEVELVEVPGARFAEIPVGDIHPNRKQPRSVFDEDDMAELVHSVREIGVLQPIVVRTSTEKGGEPYELVMGERRWRAVQAAGLETIPAIVRDTTDDDLLRDALLENLHRSQLNPLEEAAAYQQLLEDFGTTHEQLADRIGRSRPQVSNTLRLLKLPPLVQRRVAAGVLSAGHARALLALPDSAAMERMAQKIVAEGMSVRATEESVAMYQDPATPAKSSIPKPNARHERLDYLASSLSDRLDTNVKITLGARKGRVSIEFASVEDLNRIMDVLGPGAGD, encoded by the coding sequence ATGAGCGAAAAGCGAAGGGGCCTCGGCAGGGGTCTTGGGGCTCTCATTCCCAGCTCGGCTTCGGGCCAGGGCAATGGGGCTGCACCCTCCCGTCCTGTGGATCTGTTCTTTCCCGAGGCAAGGAAGACAGCATCCACCACTGTGGAGACGCTACTCGAGGATTCCAGCCCTGCTGATTTGAAGCCGACTGTTGAAGAATCAGCATCCGCATCCGCAGCGGATGGTGCCGAGGTCAAGTCACGCACCAAAACGACGGCGACCAAGTCAACAGGCGCCAAATCTGCTGCGCCCTCAAGGCCAGCTTCCAAAGCGACCGGCTCACGTTCATCTGCGAGCAAGAAAGCATCAGACGCAGAAGAGTCGACGGCGTCTGCCGCAGTTACTGCCCCCGCCCCCAAATCCACCCCAGAGGTGGAGTTGGTGGAGGTCCCCGGAGCCAGGTTTGCAGAAATTCCGGTGGGTGACATCCATCCGAACCGCAAACAGCCTCGTTCCGTCTTCGATGAAGACGACATGGCGGAGCTTGTACACTCCGTTCGCGAAATCGGCGTCCTTCAGCCAATTGTTGTACGTACTTCAACCGAAAAGGGTGGAGAACCGTACGAGCTGGTTATGGGCGAACGTCGGTGGCGTGCAGTGCAGGCCGCCGGACTCGAAACGATCCCCGCAATTGTTCGAGATACCACGGATGATGACCTTCTCCGCGATGCGCTCCTTGAAAACCTTCACCGAAGCCAGCTGAACCCCTTGGAAGAAGCCGCGGCCTACCAGCAGCTTTTGGAAGACTTCGGCACCACGCATGAGCAGCTAGCGGACCGAATTGGCCGTTCCCGCCCTCAGGTTTCCAACACGCTGCGACTTCTCAAGCTCCCGCCGCTCGTTCAGCGCCGGGTAGCTGCAGGTGTCTTGTCGGCAGGGCATGCACGCGCCCTGCTTGCTCTTCCGGATTCTGCTGCTATGGAACGGATGGCACAGAAGATTGTTGCGGAGGGAATGTCCGTTCGTGCCACCGAAGAGTCGGTTGCCATGTACCAAGACCCCGCAACACCGGCCAAGAGCAGCATCCCGAAGCCGAATGCGCGGCACGAGCGTTTGGACTACCTGGCGTCGTCATTGTCAGACCGGTTGGATACAAATGTGAAGATCACTCTTGGTGCTCGTAAAGGACGCGTCAGCATCGAGTTTGCCAGCGTGGAGGATCTCAACCGAATTATGGATGTTCTCGGCCCGGGCGCCGGCGACTAA
- a CDS encoding ParA family protein — MGSSETSTQRIPPFMSLGSARAMATPSASLQSAIVRPNSVDNAAVSRETVSDGVRNVMDSIDDSSPIARQLANETRRREKLIGRELPKPDKTRIFTVSNQKGGVGKTTTTVNIAAALASAGLNVLVIDIDPQGNASTALGIEHHADVDSIYDVLINDLPLKDVVAPCPDIPNLICAPATIHLAGAEIELVSLVAREQRLRRAIDVYAKERENDGEGRLDYIFIDCPPSLGLLTVNAFCAASEVLIPIQCEYYALEGLSQLLKNIEMIQKHLNADLVVSTILLTMYDGRTNLAAQVASEVRQHFPDQVLGAVVPRSVRISEAPSYQQTVMTYDPSSSGALSYMEAAAEIAER, encoded by the coding sequence GTGGGCAGTAGTGAAACCTCCACGCAGCGGATCCCCCCGTTTATGTCTTTGGGGTCCGCGCGGGCCATGGCTACACCCTCTGCGTCTCTTCAGTCTGCAATCGTGCGCCCTAATTCGGTTGATAATGCTGCCGTTTCACGTGAAACCGTCTCAGATGGAGTGCGCAACGTCATGGATTCCATTGATGATTCCAGCCCCATCGCCCGTCAACTGGCCAATGAGACCCGCCGGCGAGAAAAACTGATCGGCAGGGAACTGCCCAAGCCTGACAAGACCCGTATCTTCACTGTGTCCAACCAAAAGGGTGGCGTTGGCAAGACAACCACCACGGTTAACATTGCTGCGGCCCTGGCCTCGGCCGGCCTCAACGTGCTGGTGATAGACATCGACCCCCAGGGAAATGCATCAACCGCTTTGGGGATTGAACACCACGCGGACGTAGACAGCATTTACGATGTCCTCATCAACGACCTTCCCCTCAAGGACGTCGTAGCGCCGTGCCCGGATATCCCCAACCTCATCTGCGCACCTGCCACGATTCACCTGGCTGGAGCCGAGATTGAACTCGTGTCATTGGTTGCACGGGAACAACGACTCCGCCGTGCCATAGATGTTTATGCCAAGGAACGGGAAAACGACGGCGAAGGCCGCTTGGACTACATCTTCATCGACTGCCCGCCCAGCCTTGGGCTGCTGACCGTCAACGCCTTCTGTGCGGCGAGTGAAGTTCTCATTCCCATCCAGTGTGAGTACTACGCGCTGGAAGGCCTGAGCCAGCTCCTGAAGAACATTGAGATGATTCAGAAGCACCTCAACGCTGACCTTGTGGTCTCCACCATTCTCTTGACCATGTACGACGGTCGCACCAACCTGGCTGCCCAGGTTGCCTCAGAGGTCCGCCAGCACTTCCCGGATCAGGTTCTGGGGGCTGTAGTTCCGCGGTCGGTTCGCATCTCTGAAGCTCCCAGTTACCAGCAGACGGTCATGACGTACGACCCCTCTTCCAGTGGCGCGCTTTCCTACATGGAAGCCGCAGCCGAAATAGCTGAACGCTAG
- the rsmG gene encoding 16S rRNA (guanine(527)-N(7))-methyltransferase RsmG, whose protein sequence is MVEITAAELEAAEKIFGERLDLAKRYVEHLATSGTERGLIGPREIPRLWSRHVLNCAVIESAIAMDSHVADVGSGAGLPGLCLAIARPDLELTLIEPLERRVIWLQEVVDDLGLDNVTIMRTRAELAVGLVDADVVTARAVSALSNLAGLTIPLLNGHGEVVAIKGRSAAEEIEKAGKVIRKLGGVETSVVVCGQELLEEPTTVVRIIVNKPGKTA, encoded by the coding sequence ATGGTAGAAATCACCGCAGCTGAACTGGAAGCGGCCGAGAAGATTTTTGGGGAGCGCTTGGATCTTGCTAAGCGCTATGTGGAACACCTGGCTACGTCCGGGACTGAGCGCGGTCTGATAGGTCCGCGCGAAATTCCGCGGCTATGGAGCCGCCACGTCCTCAATTGTGCTGTCATAGAATCCGCCATTGCCATGGATAGCCATGTTGCCGATGTCGGATCCGGTGCAGGTTTGCCAGGCCTTTGCCTTGCAATTGCGCGTCCGGACCTTGAGTTGACTCTGATTGAACCTCTGGAACGCCGTGTCATCTGGCTTCAGGAGGTGGTGGACGATCTTGGCTTGGACAACGTCACCATCATGAGGACCCGGGCTGAGCTGGCCGTTGGATTGGTGGATGCCGATGTTGTCACAGCACGTGCCGTTTCCGCTCTTTCCAACCTCGCTGGTCTCACCATTCCTCTGTTGAACGGACATGGCGAAGTGGTTGCCATCAAGGGACGCAGTGCGGCCGAGGAAATCGAGAAGGCCGGGAAAGTTATTCGCAAACTCGGTGGCGTGGAAACGTCAGTTGTGGTTTGTGGACAGGAGCTTTTGGAGGAACCCACCACCGTGGTGAGGATCATCGTCAACAAGCCCGGAAAGACGGCGTAG
- a CDS encoding R3H domain-containing nucleic acid-binding protein — MSAESTEEAMTAVTEDQEDTQEETQSKTASRLEEEGDIAADYLEELLDIADIDGDIDIEVRNGRTYISIGADEESAALDSLVGRDGEVLEALQELARLSVLSATESRSRLVLDINGYRKERAGVLQKIAEDAVAKVKADGGTVALEPMSAYERKIVHDAVADLGYVSESEGEGAGRHIVVSAD, encoded by the coding sequence ATGTCTGCCGAGAGCACTGAAGAAGCCATGACCGCTGTGACTGAAGACCAAGAGGACACCCAGGAAGAAACGCAGTCCAAGACGGCCAGCCGCTTGGAAGAGGAAGGCGACATCGCTGCCGATTACCTCGAAGAACTCCTGGACATCGCAGACATTGACGGCGACATCGACATCGAGGTCCGCAACGGACGCACGTACATCTCCATCGGTGCTGATGAAGAGTCCGCTGCGTTGGACAGCCTGGTAGGGCGTGATGGAGAAGTCCTTGAAGCTCTGCAGGAACTGGCCCGGCTCTCAGTTCTGTCCGCTACCGAAAGCCGTTCACGCTTGGTCCTGGATATCAATGGATACCGTAAGGAACGCGCAGGAGTACTGCAGAAGATCGCCGAGGATGCCGTGGCCAAGGTTAAGGCTGACGGCGGAACAGTTGCTCTGGAACCGATGAGTGCTTACGAGCGCAAGATCGTCCACGACGCCGTGGCTGACCTCGGATACGTCTCCGAGTCCGAAGGCGAAGGCGCTGGCCGCCACATCGTCGTTTCGGCTGACTAG
- the yidC gene encoding membrane protein insertase YidC, giving the protein MDFFETIMFPFKWLVSIIMVGFHEGLSFIGLPAANGWTWTLSIIGLVLVIRAALIPVFVKQIKAQRGMQLLQPDLKKLQTKYKGKTDQLSRQAMAQEQMALYKKHGTNPFSACLPMLIQMPFFFALFQVLSGISTNAKQGQGVGAMSHEQVVQFDSSSIFGAPLSASLLHGDPSGGNSAVAVWILSIIMIIAMTASQFITQKQIMAKNMSEEAMASPFMRQQKMMLYILPLVFGIGGINFPIGVLIYWTTTNLWTMGQQFFVIRRMPTPGSPAAKALEERRAAKGLPPLLGGKKNAAADAAAEAEAAAAAAAEIRAQRVQPQRKNRKKK; this is encoded by the coding sequence ATGGACTTCTTTGAAACAATCATGTTTCCGTTCAAGTGGCTGGTGTCAATCATCATGGTTGGCTTCCACGAGGGACTGAGCTTCATTGGCCTGCCTGCCGCCAACGGCTGGACGTGGACTCTGTCCATCATCGGCCTCGTGTTGGTGATCCGCGCTGCCCTGATTCCTGTCTTCGTCAAGCAGATCAAAGCCCAGCGCGGCATGCAGCTGCTGCAGCCGGACCTGAAGAAACTTCAGACCAAGTACAAGGGCAAAACCGACCAGCTGTCCCGCCAGGCCATGGCACAGGAACAGATGGCGCTGTACAAGAAGCACGGCACCAACCCCTTCTCGGCGTGTTTGCCGATGCTGATCCAGATGCCGTTCTTCTTTGCGCTGTTCCAGGTGTTGTCGGGCATTTCCACCAACGCCAAGCAGGGCCAGGGCGTCGGTGCCATGAGCCACGAACAGGTTGTCCAGTTCGACTCTTCCAGCATCTTCGGTGCTCCGCTCTCCGCATCGCTGCTTCACGGTGATCCCAGTGGTGGCAACAGTGCCGTTGCTGTCTGGATCCTGAGCATCATCATGATCATTGCCATGACGGCCTCGCAGTTCATCACGCAGAAGCAGATCATGGCCAAGAACATGTCTGAAGAAGCCATGGCCAGCCCGTTCATGCGCCAGCAGAAGATGATGCTTTACATCCTGCCCCTCGTGTTTGGCATCGGTGGCATCAACTTCCCGATCGGTGTCCTCATCTACTGGACCACCACCAACCTTTGGACCATGGGCCAGCAGTTCTTTGTTATCCGCCGCATGCCCACGCCGGGTTCCCCCGCAGCCAAGGCCTTGGAAGAGCGCCGCGCCGCAAAGGGACTGCCGCCGCTGTTGGGTGGAAAGAAGAACGCCGCCGCGGACGCCGCCGCCGAAGCCGAAGCAGCTGCTGCGGCAGCCGCCGAGATCAGGGCCCAGCGCGTCCAGCCACAACGTAAGAACAGGAAGAAGAAGTAA
- the yidD gene encoding membrane protein insertion efficiency factor YidD yields the protein MAQVHATLRLNTTAPLRKGHRVHDISTAVVPSSSDPSGSVPRRSLPAAAGMFLWDLPRNILIILLKTYRKVISPLYGQVCRFFPSCSAYALEAVTVHGAVKGSWLAAKRLAKCHPWNAGGVDHVPAGHRHWPEGRTPTIVVLNNPDQFLAVQADEEGRSAA from the coding sequence GTGGCTCAGGTCCACGCAACGCTTCGACTGAACACAACGGCACCACTACGGAAGGGACACCGCGTGCATGACATAAGCACCGCCGTCGTTCCTTCCTCAAGTGACCCCTCCGGGAGTGTTCCGCGTAGGAGCCTTCCGGCCGCGGCAGGCATGTTCCTTTGGGACCTGCCCCGCAACATCCTCATCATTTTGCTGAAGACGTACCGCAAGGTCATCTCGCCCCTGTACGGCCAGGTTTGCCGTTTCTTTCCCTCCTGCTCCGCATATGCGCTGGAAGCGGTAACGGTGCATGGCGCCGTGAAGGGTAGCTGGCTCGCAGCCAAAAGGCTCGCCAAATGTCATCCTTGGAATGCCGGTGGAGTGGACCATGTCCCCGCCGGCCATCGTCATTGGCCTGAAGGCCGGACGCCCACAATTGTTGTACTGAACAATCCGGACCAGTTCCTGGCTGTTCAGGCTGATGAAGAAGGCCGCTCTGCGGCCTAA
- the rnpA gene encoding ribonuclease P protein component yields MLATPNRLRTSTDFSTTVRSGVRNGRRNLVLYTASIGAEEPSRIGFIVSKAVGNAVTRNLVKRRLREAGALSLHTHGTGLAVVVRALPAAATASWEQLLSDYNAALAVTTKRLGGSGPRNASTEHNGTTTEGTPRA; encoded by the coding sequence GTGCTAGCCACCCCTAACCGTCTGCGGACGTCTACCGACTTTTCAACAACTGTACGTTCCGGCGTCCGCAATGGACGCCGGAACTTAGTGTTATATACGGCCTCTATAGGGGCCGAGGAGCCGAGTCGAATCGGTTTCATTGTCTCCAAAGCCGTCGGGAACGCCGTGACCAGGAACCTCGTTAAGAGGAGACTGAGAGAAGCAGGCGCCCTGTCCTTGCACACGCATGGAACGGGTCTGGCGGTAGTAGTCCGGGCGCTGCCCGCAGCTGCAACAGCCAGCTGGGAGCAGTTGCTCTCGGACTACAACGCCGCACTGGCAGTGACGACGAAGCGATTGGGTGGCTCAGGTCCACGCAACGCTTCGACTGAACACAACGGCACCACTACGGAAGGGACACCGCGTGCATGA
- the rpmH gene encoding 50S ribosomal protein L34, whose product MSKRTFQPNNRRRAKKHGFRLRMRTRAGRAILAARRGKGRVELSA is encoded by the coding sequence GTGAGCAAGCGGACTTTTCAGCCGAATAACCGCCGTCGGGCCAAGAAGCACGGCTTCCGCCTTCGTATGCGCACCCGTGCCGGCCGCGCCATCCTGGCTGCCCGTCGCGGCAAGGGCCGCGTCGAACTGTCGGCGTAA